A DNA window from Pleurodeles waltl isolate 20211129_DDA chromosome 12, aPleWal1.hap1.20221129, whole genome shotgun sequence contains the following coding sequences:
- the LOC138267275 gene encoding growth hormone secretagogue receptor type 1-like: protein MCFTDDKIVNTAEELKVASFFCSEDRGNTSLHKDVTFYSFPFPGLCVVTVVCILLFVVGIVGNIMTILIISKSRNMRTTTNLYLSSIALSDVLILLCMPLDLYKMWNFRPWRLGDMVCKLSQYVSEACTYSTVLHITALSMERYLAVCYPLQVKVIITRTKIKWLIVMLWAVALSSAGPVFVLVGVEFENGTDPAETGECKCTSYAVTSGLLNIMMWVSSLYFFVPVCCLSLLYSLIGKKLWRRRRRHRNRSNTQTVKMLAVIVLAFVLCWLPFHVGRNLLSIASGTSEMYVVAEYFSLLSCVLFYLSAAINPVLYNTMSARYRASVCRMLRIRHCRTMSRHREWCTVSSWHQSVNNRQRQHIEL from the exons ATGTGTTTCACAGATGATAAGATTGTTAACACAGCTGAAGAGCTCAAGGTCGCCTCCTTTTTCTGCTCTGAAGATCGTGGCAACACCTCTCTCCACAAAGATGTGACCTTCTACTCCTTCCCCTTCCCTGGCCTGTGTGTTGTCACTGTCGTTTGtatcttgctctttgttgttgggATAGTAGGCAACATCATGACCATCCTCATCATCTCCAAGTCGCGTAACATGAGGACTACCACCAACTTGTACCTTTCTAGCATTGCTCTGTCAGACGTATTAATTTTGCTCTGTATGCCGCTGGACCTGTACAAGATGTGGAACTTCCGGCCCTGGAGGCTGGGAGATATGGTTTGTAAGCTGTCCCAGTATGTGAGTGAGGCCTGCACATACTCCACTGTACTGCATATCACAGCCCTCAGTATGGAGCGCTACCTGGCTGTCTGCTACCCACTCCAGGTCAAAGTCATCATCACTCGCACCAAGATAAAGTGGCTTATTGTGATGCTTTGGGCGGTGGCTCTGTCTAGTGCTGGCCCCGTCTTTGTACTGGTAGGTGTGGAATTTGAGAATGGGACTGACCCAGCGGAGACTGGAGAGTGCAAGTGCACCAGCTACGCTGTCACATCAGGGCTTCTTAACATCATGATGTGGGTGTCTAGTCTCTATTTCTTTGTTCCTGTCTGCTGCCTCAGCCTGCTGTACAGCCTGATTGGGAAGAAGTTGTGGAGACGAAGGAGAAGGCACCGCAACCGGAGCAATACGCAAACAGTCAAAATGCTTG ctgttaTAGTGCTTGCCTTCGTTTTATGCTGGCTGCCCTTCCATGTGGGCCGAAACCTCTTGTCCATAGCTTCGGGAACATCTGAGATGTATGTGGTGGCCGAGTACTTCAGCCTCCTCTCCTGTGTGCTCTTCTACCTCAGCGCAGCCATCAACCCAGTCCTGTACAACACAATGTCAGCACGTTATCGGGCCTCAGTCTGCAGGATGCTACGGATTAGGCACTGCAGAACCATGTCCCGCCACAGAGAGTGGTGCACTGTATCCAGTTGGCATCAAAGCGTCAACAATAGGCAGAGACAGCATATCGAGCTGTAG